Part of the Falsibacillus albus genome, TTCATCCATGTCGATGAGTTTCTGGGCCTCATCATTTGTCAGCACCTTTCTTGCTTCCTTGACTGTGAGTTTGCGTTTCTTCGTTTTCTTGGGCATGAAGCTGCTGAAGGCATCCTGCATATTCATCCCCATCTGCTCCATTCCCGAGCCTTGAAGCATATCGAACATGGATGGTGCTTGTTCTTCCACCTCAACGGTTACAAGTTCGTTCTCCAATTCGCCTTTTGCCAATTTATCAGTGATGATTTTCTTTCTCTCGTAATTGGTTTTTTCTTCAGCTGAATCATTTTCCGCATCATTTTCACTGCCATTATTGCCACCGAAAATCATTTCAAATGGATTTTTATAATTCGAATTTTTCTTGCTTCCGGGAACCAATAAATCGACAAGGCGCCGATTTGCATTTTGCTCTGCCCTCTCCTTGACCGATTCCATTCTTTCTTCTTTCACCAAGCGGACAGACGTTTCCATTAAGTCTCGAACCATAGACTCTACATCTCGGCCAACGTATCCTACTTCAGTGAATTTCGTTGCTTCGATCTTGATAAAAGGGGCTCCCACCAGTTTAGCCATCCTACGAGCGATTTCGGTTTTTCCAACACCAGTAGGACCGATCATTAAGATATTTTTAGGGATGATTTCATCCTTTAATTTTTCATCGAGCAATCCGCGCCGATAGCGGTTCCTTAGTGCGACCGCCACAGCTCGCTTCGCTTCTTTCTGTCCAATGATATATTGATCCAACTTCTCAACAATTTGACGCGGGGTCAAACTCATCATTTTATCCTTTTTCAAGTTCAAGCGGCTCACTCCCTTTATTTACAGCTCTTCAACAATGATGTTGCCATTTGTATAAACACAAATATCCGCTGCTATCTCCAGTGAAGCTTTCGCAATATCCTTTGCAGTCAAATGCTCCCCTGCGTGTTGTTTAAGGGCCCTGCCTGCAGACAATGCATAATTTCCGCCAGATCCGATTGCTAATATTCCGTCATCGGGCTCAATCACTTCCCCTGTGCCGGATACGAGGAGTAAATGTGTTTCATCCATGACAATCAGCATAGCTTCAAGCTTTCTTAACACTTTATCGCTGCGCCATTGCTTAGCTAGCTCTACAGAGGCACGCTGCAAGTTTCCATTATACTCCTGAAGCTTTGACTCAAACATTTCAAAAAGCGTGAAAGCATCTGCGACAGATCCGGCAAAACCCGCAATGACTTTATCATTGAACAACTTCCTTACCTTTCGGGCTGTATGTTTCATGACTACCGCATTTCCGAATGTCACCTGTCCGTCGCCAGCCATCGCGCATTTTCCTTGATGATGGACTGCAAAGATTGTTGTTGCATGAAAATTTCCCATTTCATTTACCTCCCCTTTCGGAGTGATTAGGCCCTAGGATGATGAGCCATATAAGTTTTCTTCAAATGCTCTTTCGTAACATGCGTATAAACCTGTGTGGATGACAAATGCTCATGTCCAAGAAGCTCTTGAACGGTTCGGAGATCTGCACCCTGGTTCAATAAATGGGTGGCGAATGTGTGCCTCAGCATGTGAGGATGCATTTTGTTTGTAAGAGAAGCTTTCTTGATAAGTTCGTTTAATATGTAGCGAATCCCTCTTACTGTCAAATGCTTCCCGCGAGCATTTACAAAGAGATAAGGATGCTCGGCTGAGCCCATTAATTTTCCCCTACTATTATTTATGTATTCCTCCAATGCTTCATGAGCATGGCTGCCAAAAAGGACATACCGTTCCTTCTTGCCCTTCCCTCTAACCAATACTGTCGACAAGTGAAAATCGATGTCTTTCAAGTGAATGTCCGCACATTCACTCACCCGTATCCCTGTTGCATATAAAAGCTCCAATAATGCGAGATTTCGGGCACCAAGCAGAGTCGGCTCATGAGCTGCTTCAAAAAGCACCTGTAGCTCCTCTTCATAAAAAAATTTAGGCAAGCGAACATTGGATTTGGGTTGAGACACCATGGAAAAGGGATTTTCCTTGACGTACTTTTCCCTCATCAAAAACCTATAAAAGCTTCTCAAACTGGATATTTTTTTGGATACACTTGCACGGGCATATTCCTGCTCATGCAGTCGAGTCAAAAAAACCCTCGCATCAAAATATTCAACATTTTCCAGCTCTTTTATACCTTGCTCATTCATGAATAAATAAAAATCATTTATTTCTTTTCGGTATTGCTCTATTGTATACTCTGAATAATGTTTCTCGATTTGTAAATATTCAATAAACAATTGTAATAATTTTGTTGGATTTTGATCCATTTCCATAACACCTCACAAGGGCTACTAAATATTATCACAATTTAGTAGCCCTTGCAATTGATATTACAAACTTTTCACAAAGTTTTGAATTGTTTCTAACGCACGATTCGCATGCTGTTCATTTCTTTCTTTTTTCCCCCTGATTTTGACTGGGAGGTCCGGAAATAAACCAAAGTTGGCATTCATCGGCTGAAAGTTCTTTTTGCTCGTCGTCGTGATATAATTGGCCATACTTCCAATCGCTGTTTCATGCGGGAATTTGACCAACTCTTCACCCAATGCAAGCCTTGCAGCATTTATGCCCGCTGCCAATCCGCTTGCAGCAGACTCTACATATCCTTCAACGCCTGTCATTTGTCCGGCAAAGAATAGATTCTCCCTATTTTTAAATTGATAGGTCGGTTCCAATACGCTCGGGGAGTTGATGAACGTATTGCGGTGCATTACGCCATATCGTACTATTTCAGCATTTTCCAATCCTGGAATAAGTTTAAGTACTTCTTTTTGCGGTCCCCATTTCAAGTGCGTTTGGAAACCAACGATATTATATAGCGTTCCTGCAGCATCATCCTGCCTCAACTGCACGACGGCATATGGACGCTTCCCTGTTTTCGGATCTTCAAGCCCGACAGGCTTCAGCGGTCCAAAAAGCATGGTCTTTTTGCCTCGTTGAGCCATTACTTCTATCGGCATGCATC contains:
- the hslU gene encoding HslU--HslV peptidase ATPase subunit, whose amino-acid sequence is MMSLTPRQIVEKLDQYIIGQKEAKRAVAVALRNRYRRGLLDEKLKDEIIPKNILMIGPTGVGKTEIARRMAKLVGAPFIKIEATKFTEVGYVGRDVESMVRDLMETSVRLVKEERMESVKERAEQNANRRLVDLLVPGSKKNSNYKNPFEMIFGGNNGSENDAENDSAEEKTNYERKKIITDKLAKGELENELVTVEVEEQAPSMFDMLQGSGMEQMGMNMQDAFSSFMPKKTKKRKLTVKEARKVLTNDEAQKLIDMDEVTSEAVYRAEQTGIIFIDEIDKIASKGSNSSSADVSREGVQRDILPIVEGSTVVTKYGSIKTDHILFVAAGAFHMAKPSDLIPELQGRFPIRVELSKLSVEDFVKILVEPDNALVKQYKALLETEGIEIEFSDDAIRRIAETAFNVNQNTDNIGARRLHTILEKLLEDLSFEAPEITLGKVDITPQYVDEKLGAISQNKDLSQFIL
- the hslV gene encoding ATP-dependent protease subunit HslV is translated as MGNFHATTIFAVHHQGKCAMAGDGQVTFGNAVVMKHTARKVRKLFNDKVIAGFAGSVADAFTLFEMFESKLQEYNGNLQRASVELAKQWRSDKVLRKLEAMLIVMDETHLLLVSGTGEVIEPDDGILAIGSGGNYALSAGRALKQHAGEHLTAKDIAKASLEIAADICVYTNGNIIVEEL
- the xerC gene encoding tyrosine recombinase XerC, which codes for MDQNPTKLLQLFIEYLQIEKHYSEYTIEQYRKEINDFYLFMNEQGIKELENVEYFDARVFLTRLHEQEYARASVSKKISSLRSFYRFLMREKYVKENPFSMVSQPKSNVRLPKFFYEEELQVLFEAAHEPTLLGARNLALLELLYATGIRVSECADIHLKDIDFHLSTVLVRGKGKKERYVLFGSHAHEALEEYINNSRGKLMGSAEHPYLFVNARGKHLTVRGIRYILNELIKKASLTNKMHPHMLRHTFATHLLNQGADLRTVQELLGHEHLSSTQVYTHVTKEHLKKTYMAHHPRA